In Capillimicrobium parvum, a genomic segment contains:
- a CDS encoding cupin domain-containing protein, whose protein sequence is MNVRRLVTGHDASGRSVVASDEEVAPIVADLFAGWQFHALWGVDAPPAFPDDGREPAWSAYFPPRGGVRFSLSTIPPEGTAPPAGLDVAAAEAQAEQRLPGMLAVLEPDDPGMHTTATIDFEVILRGEVILELDDGVQRRLRAGDTVVQNGTRHRWRNPGPEPAVMAVFMVGVPHAGAGDV, encoded by the coding sequence GTGAACGTCCGTCGCCTCGTCACGGGCCATGACGCCTCCGGCCGCTCGGTGGTCGCCTCCGATGAGGAGGTGGCGCCGATCGTCGCCGACCTGTTCGCCGGCTGGCAGTTCCACGCGCTGTGGGGCGTCGATGCGCCGCCCGCGTTTCCAGACGACGGCCGCGAGCCCGCGTGGTCGGCCTACTTCCCGCCGCGCGGCGGCGTGCGCTTCAGCCTCTCGACGATCCCGCCCGAGGGCACCGCGCCCCCCGCCGGTCTCGACGTCGCCGCCGCCGAGGCCCAGGCGGAGCAGCGGCTGCCGGGCATGCTCGCGGTGCTCGAGCCCGACGACCCGGGCATGCACACGACCGCGACGATCGACTTCGAGGTGATCCTGCGCGGCGAGGTGATCCTCGAGCTCGACGACGGGGTGCAGCGGCGGCTGCGGGCGGGCGACACCGTCGTGCAGAACGGCACGCGCCACCGCTGGCGCAACCCGGGACCGGAGCCGGCGGTCATGGCGGTCTTCATGGTCGGCGTGCCGCACGCCGGCGCGGGCGATGTCTGA
- a CDS encoding SDR family NAD(P)-dependent oxidoreductase has protein sequence MGRLQDKVAVITGASSGIGGKTMELFGREGAKVVGTARNEAKLNEHLEVVTSAGGEGIVVPADLEDDSSPDRVVAAALDAYGTIDILVNNAGVGWQYGIDNPGTMAGVHEASVENWRAIIGGVDLEGYFTMIHAVLPKMLEAGRGSIVNMSSMAGITGLYDAHAYTAAKGAILNLGRSMAITYCKQGVRTNTICPGFIDTPMIAPVVGAFDDPAVASALCPMGRPGQPEEIANAALFLASDEASYVNGAMLVVDGGCTARSFPG, from the coding sequence ATGGGTCGTCTTCAGGACAAGGTCGCCGTCATCACGGGCGCCAGCAGCGGCATCGGCGGCAAGACGATGGAGCTGTTCGGGCGCGAGGGCGCGAAGGTCGTCGGCACCGCCCGCAACGAGGCCAAGCTCAACGAGCACCTCGAGGTGGTCACGTCGGCCGGCGGCGAGGGCATCGTCGTGCCCGCCGACCTCGAGGACGACTCCTCGCCCGACCGCGTCGTCGCGGCGGCGCTCGACGCGTACGGCACGATCGACATCCTCGTCAACAACGCAGGCGTCGGCTGGCAGTACGGCATCGACAACCCGGGCACGATGGCCGGCGTCCACGAGGCCTCGGTCGAGAACTGGCGCGCGATCATCGGCGGCGTCGATCTCGAGGGCTACTTCACGATGATCCACGCCGTGCTGCCGAAGATGCTCGAGGCGGGACGCGGGTCGATCGTGAACATGTCGAGCATGGCCGGCATCACCGGCCTCTACGACGCGCACGCCTACACCGCGGCGAAGGGCGCGATCCTGAACCTCGGCCGCTCCATGGCCATCACGTACTGCAAGCAGGGCGTGCGCACGAACACGATCTGCCCCGGCTTCATCGACACCCCGATGATCGCCCCGGTCGTCGGCGCGTTCGACGACCCGGCCGTCGCGTCGGCGCTGTGCCCGATGGGCCGCCCCGGACAGCCCGAGGAGATCGCCAACGCGGCGCTGTTCCTCGCCTCCGACGAGGCCAGCTACGTCAACGGCGCGATGCTCGTCGTCGACGGCGGCTGCACGGCGCGGTCGTTCCCGGGCTGA
- a CDS encoding alpha/beta fold hydrolase, with protein sequence MAPNFPSARTVSANGIELAVHEAGEGTPVLLLHGFPELAYSWRHQVGPIAGAGFRVIVPNQRGYDGSSAPQDAQSYSVKNLVADLTGMLDALEIEQAVFFGHDWGSMPAWYSAVYAPDRVLGVGSLCTPYFTPGEVDLIEAYNVLRGPNHYMATFQEPGVGEGILERDVEATFRALLRGRGYTMDQFEASPAEVREVPAGVFVGDPQLFGDEILTDEELAVYVDTYRRTGFTGGLNWYRALHKDWEEAQGHEFVVDKPALMISAADDWFFPRGATDGMEQLLPQVEKHVIADAGHWLQQEKPDEVNALLVPWLQRNFG encoded by the coding sequence GTGGCCCCGAACTTCCCGAGCGCCCGCACGGTCTCCGCCAACGGCATCGAGCTCGCCGTCCACGAGGCCGGCGAGGGGACGCCGGTCCTGCTGCTGCATGGGTTCCCCGAGCTGGCGTACTCGTGGCGCCATCAGGTCGGCCCGATCGCCGGCGCCGGCTTCCGGGTCATCGTCCCCAACCAGCGTGGCTACGACGGCAGCTCGGCGCCGCAGGACGCGCAGAGCTACAGCGTCAAGAACCTCGTCGCGGACCTGACGGGCATGCTCGACGCGCTCGAGATCGAGCAGGCCGTGTTCTTCGGCCACGACTGGGGCTCGATGCCCGCGTGGTACTCGGCGGTGTACGCGCCGGACCGCGTGCTCGGCGTGGGCAGCCTGTGCACGCCGTACTTCACGCCGGGCGAGGTCGACCTCATCGAGGCCTACAACGTCCTGCGCGGGCCGAACCACTACATGGCGACGTTCCAGGAGCCGGGCGTCGGGGAGGGCATCCTGGAGCGTGACGTCGAGGCGACGTTCCGGGCGCTGCTGCGCGGGCGCGGCTACACGATGGACCAGTTCGAGGCGTCCCCGGCGGAGGTCCGCGAGGTCCCGGCGGGCGTCTTCGTCGGCGACCCCCAGCTGTTCGGGGACGAGATCCTCACCGACGAGGAGCTCGCGGTCTACGTCGACACCTACCGCAGGACCGGGTTCACCGGCGGGCTGAACTGGTACCGCGCGCTGCACAAGGACTGGGAGGAGGCGCAGGGTCACGAGTTCGTCGTCGACAAGCCGGCGCTCATGATCTCCGCGGCCGACGACTGGTTCTTCCCGCGCGGGGCGACCGACGGCATGGAGCAGCTCCTGCCGCAGGTCGAGAAGCACGTCATCGCCGACGCCGGCCACTGGCTGCAGCAGGAGAAGCCCGACGAGGTCAACGCGCTGCTCGTGCCCTGGCTGCAGCGCAACTTCGGCTGA
- a CDS encoding STAS domain-containing protein, translating into MSGFSVTPHDLQGDRRTVAVAGDLDVHTALRLEMALDAAVDEGARHLEIDLAETAFMDSTGLAALAAAHRRVQQRGGSLRLTNVSRAVMRVLEVTAMDTVLMAEPEDDDDVRAGASRTSGPRSPGR; encoded by the coding sequence ATGAGCGGCTTCTCGGTCACGCCCCACGACCTGCAGGGGGACCGGCGCACCGTGGCGGTCGCCGGCGACCTCGACGTGCACACGGCGCTGAGGCTCGAGATGGCGCTGGACGCCGCCGTCGACGAGGGCGCTCGGCACCTCGAGATCGACCTGGCCGAGACGGCGTTCATGGACTCGACGGGGCTGGCCGCGCTCGCCGCCGCCCACCGCCGCGTGCAGCAGCGCGGCGGCTCCCTGCGGCTCACCAACGTCAGCCGCGCGGTAATGCGGGTCCTCGAGGTCACCGCGATGGACACCGTGCTGATGGCCGAGCCCGAGGACGACGACGACGTCAGAGCAGGCGCTTCTCGAACCAGTGGTCCGCGAAGTCCTGGTCGTTGA
- a CDS encoding bifunctional helix-turn-helix transcriptional regulator/GNAT family N-acetyltransferase, with amino-acid sequence MACDTAIAEVRRFNRTVTAQVGALSDRFLGRDRPLGEARLLWEIAAEGCELQELRSRLALDSGYMSRLLQSLAEAGLVTVEPSERDRRGRIVRLTAAGVAERAVLDRRSDELAWSFLEPLNAAQRDELIGAMGLVRRLLTAGIVEIRPSDPGGPEARRCIEAYFAELDRRSETGFDPSEGPSADPHELRPPAGLFLLATLRGEPVGCGALKHHPGAPSEIKRMWVAGSVRGLGLGRRLLSELEARAAEHGAHAVRLDTNANLAEAIALYRSAGYVEVAPFNDQDFADHWFEKRLL; translated from the coding sequence ATGGCCTGTGACACCGCGATCGCCGAGGTGCGCCGGTTCAACCGGACGGTGACCGCCCAGGTAGGCGCGTTGAGCGATCGCTTCCTCGGGCGCGACCGGCCGCTCGGCGAGGCGCGGCTGCTGTGGGAGATCGCGGCCGAGGGCTGCGAGCTGCAGGAGCTGCGCTCGCGGCTCGCGCTCGACTCGGGCTACATGAGCCGGCTGCTGCAGTCGCTCGCCGAGGCCGGCCTCGTCACGGTGGAGCCCAGCGAGCGCGACCGCCGGGGCCGGATCGTCCGCCTGACCGCGGCCGGGGTCGCCGAGCGCGCGGTGCTCGACCGCCGCAGCGACGAGCTCGCCTGGTCCTTCCTCGAGCCGCTCAACGCCGCCCAGCGCGACGAGCTCATCGGGGCGATGGGTCTCGTGCGGCGGCTGTTGACGGCGGGCATCGTCGAGATCCGGCCCTCCGATCCTGGCGGCCCCGAGGCGCGCCGCTGCATCGAGGCGTACTTCGCCGAGCTCGACCGCCGGTCGGAGACGGGCTTCGACCCGTCCGAGGGCCCCAGCGCCGATCCGCACGAGCTGCGCCCGCCGGCGGGGCTGTTCCTGCTGGCGACCCTGCGGGGCGAGCCCGTGGGCTGCGGCGCGCTCAAGCACCATCCGGGCGCCCCGAGCGAGATCAAGCGCATGTGGGTGGCCGGTTCGGTTCGCGGGCTCGGCCTCGGCCGGCGCCTGCTCTCCGAGCTCGAGGCGCGGGCGGCGGAGCACGGAGCACACGCCGTGCGCCTGGACACGAACGCGAACCTCGCCGAGGCGATCGCGCTGTACCGCAGCGCGGGCTACGTGGAGGTGGCGCCCTTCAACGACCAGGACTTCGCGGACCACTGGTTCGAGAAGCGCCTGCTCTGA
- a CDS encoding nitroreductase family protein, translated as METWDAITSRRNVRSFEDRPLTPEELDRILEAGRRAPSSRNWQPWDFVVVTDRGQLAELSQVWQGAGHVAGSAATIALVLPVLEGDDRRSRGALYDLGQATAFMQVAAADLGIGTGHSAVGDQDMARRILGLPEDRYAAYLMDLGRPADRPLRPIRRPDRRPFEEVVHRGTW; from the coding sequence ATGGAGACCTGGGACGCGATCACGTCGCGCCGCAACGTGCGCAGCTTCGAGGACCGCCCGCTCACCCCGGAGGAGCTCGACCGGATCCTGGAGGCCGGCCGCCGGGCGCCGTCGTCGCGCAACTGGCAGCCGTGGGACTTCGTCGTCGTGACCGATCGCGGCCAGCTCGCCGAGCTCTCGCAGGTCTGGCAGGGCGCCGGCCACGTGGCCGGCTCCGCGGCGACGATCGCGCTGGTCCTTCCCGTCCTCGAAGGCGACGACCGCCGCAGCAGGGGCGCGCTGTACGACCTCGGGCAGGCGACCGCCTTCATGCAGGTCGCCGCCGCGGACCTCGGCATCGGCACCGGGCACTCCGCCGTCGGCGATCAGGACATGGCCCGCCGCATCCTCGGCCTGCCCGAGGACCGCTATGCGGCGTACCTCATGGACCTCGGCCGTCCCGCCGACCGCCCGCTGCGCCCGATCCGCCGGCCCGACCGCCGCCCGTTCGAGGAGGTCGTCCACCGCGGGACCTGGTGA
- a CDS encoding PucR family transcriptional regulator, translating into MRTTTIAPTHSGRDEVNEIVEAMSAELDQLARVLTDMIHEKIAELDDDIYVWTLQSVRANLGLIVTLLREGTAPSSAQAPPEALAYAKEYVRRALPFELLGRAYRIGQASLSRYWLERLHARTDDPDDLVDTFGFLSDWLFAWVETLEHQLTEFYMREREQWVRGAAAVRAAEVRALLEGARVDVHETSKRLAYNLDRHHVAFVIWSDEADRDAGDGAAVRFGEMERLAVRVAASLGAHAPLIVPQGHHLACWTGFHEPPVLADPPLAEDEDEGAGLRVALGAASPGLDGFCISHREALQARRVAKLDSRGDAPCTAFADVALDVLTTQDAGEALRFVARELGPLAAGDEAARRLTATLRAFLDEGSSFVRASRLLGVHENTVAYRVHRAEELLGHRVAERQLELRVALRLAQLLGPEAIAPPA; encoded by the coding sequence GTGCGGACAACGACCATCGCGCCGACGCACAGCGGGCGTGACGAGGTCAACGAGATCGTCGAGGCGATGAGCGCGGAGCTCGACCAGCTCGCACGGGTGCTGACCGACATGATCCACGAGAAGATCGCGGAGCTCGACGACGACATCTACGTGTGGACGCTGCAGAGCGTGCGCGCGAACCTCGGGCTGATCGTCACGCTGCTGCGCGAGGGCACGGCGCCCTCGAGCGCCCAGGCGCCGCCCGAGGCGCTGGCCTACGCGAAGGAATACGTCCGCCGGGCGCTGCCGTTCGAGCTCCTCGGCCGGGCCTACCGGATCGGGCAGGCCAGCCTCTCGCGCTACTGGCTCGAGCGCCTGCACGCCCGCACGGACGACCCGGACGACCTGGTCGACACCTTCGGGTTCCTCAGCGACTGGCTGTTCGCGTGGGTGGAGACCCTCGAGCACCAGCTCACCGAGTTCTACATGCGCGAGCGCGAGCAGTGGGTGCGCGGCGCCGCCGCCGTGCGCGCGGCGGAGGTGCGCGCGCTGCTCGAAGGCGCGCGCGTCGACGTGCACGAGACGAGCAAGCGCCTGGCCTACAACCTCGACCGCCACCACGTCGCGTTCGTCATCTGGAGCGACGAGGCCGACCGCGACGCCGGCGACGGCGCGGCGGTGCGCTTCGGCGAGATGGAGCGCCTCGCCGTCCGGGTCGCCGCCTCGCTCGGCGCGCACGCACCGCTCATCGTCCCGCAGGGCCACCATCTCGCCTGCTGGACCGGCTTCCACGAACCGCCGGTGCTCGCCGACCCGCCGCTCGCGGAGGACGAGGACGAGGGCGCCGGGCTGCGCGTCGCGCTCGGCGCGGCCTCCCCCGGGCTCGACGGCTTCTGCATCAGCCACCGCGAGGCGCTGCAGGCGCGCCGCGTGGCCAAGCTCGACAGCCGGGGCGACGCGCCGTGCACCGCCTTCGCCGACGTCGCGCTCGACGTCCTGACGACCCAGGACGCCGGCGAGGCGCTGCGCTTCGTCGCCCGCGAGCTCGGGCCGCTCGCGGCCGGCGACGAGGCTGCCCGCCGCCTGACCGCCACGCTGCGCGCGTTCCTCGACGAGGGCTCGAGCTTCGTGCGGGCGTCGCGCCTGCTCGGCGTCCACGAGAACACCGTCGCCTACCGCGTGCACCGGGCCGAGGAGCTGCTCGGCCACCGTGTGGCGGAGCGCCAGCTCGAACTGCGCGTGGCGCTGCGGCTCGCGCAGCTGCTCGGCCCCGAGGCGATCGCACCGCCGGCCTGA
- a CDS encoding PEP-utilizing enzyme, with product MTDTVAAGGVTPYPDKWARPSGTPIVEAYHTAIRKIVAERLAASGRTWEEAVQDKSLQLTREDFEKVEAELLSTGYRFQMSAVVSLQEEPDKYAAPAERADSGAQDSDEQGRPIVGTGDNVFKARADVEGTARFVSDVERVMEMLTEGVPEGTIAVIDDSGGTLTAPILGDFAAVICMGGTVRSHLGILTREYSVPCLMAAELDGLSEGDAIVVEYSKPAADAYADAATAKAQRARIIKLS from the coding sequence ATGACCGACACCGTGGCGGCCGGGGGCGTGACCCCCTACCCGGACAAGTGGGCCCGCCCGTCGGGCACGCCGATCGTCGAGGCCTACCACACGGCGATCCGCAAGATCGTCGCCGAGCGTCTCGCCGCCAGCGGCAGGACGTGGGAGGAGGCCGTCCAGGACAAGTCGCTGCAGCTCACCCGCGAGGACTTCGAGAAGGTCGAGGCCGAGCTGCTCTCCACCGGCTACCGCTTCCAGATGTCCGCCGTCGTCTCGCTGCAGGAGGAGCCCGACAAGTACGCGGCGCCCGCGGAGCGCGCCGACTCGGGCGCGCAGGACAGCGACGAGCAGGGCCGGCCGATCGTCGGCACGGGCGACAACGTGTTCAAGGCGCGTGCCGACGTCGAGGGCACCGCGCGCTTCGTCTCCGACGTCGAGCGGGTCATGGAGATGCTGACGGAGGGCGTGCCCGAGGGCACGATCGCGGTCATCGACGACTCGGGCGGCACGCTGACCGCCCCGATCCTCGGGGACTTCGCCGCGGTGATCTGCATGGGCGGCACCGTGCGCTCGCACCTCGGCATCCTCACGCGCGAGTACAGCGTGCCGTGCCTGATGGCCGCCGAGCTCGACGGCCTGTCCGAGGGCGACGCGATCGTCGTCGAGTACTCCAAGCCGGCGGCCGACGCCTACGCCGACGCCGCGACCGCCAAGGCGCAGCGCGCCCGGATCATCAAGCTCTCCTGA
- a CDS encoding pyruvate, phosphate dikinase: protein MSGVSEHVIVLDGDTLADREQIGNKGASVARMLGLGLPVPPAFALPIEECRRYHAAGGRLDDKVWAAVLEGVAELESRTGRRLGDPQAPLLVSVRSGAAVSMPGMMDTILNLGMTEAVREGLAALSGDAGFARSTHVRFCHEFGHTVLGADIDDPGDDATPDVVCAEIEEDTGEQVPGDPYDQLRAAIHAVFESWSSRRAIAYRKHWGIPQDGGTAVVVQAMVFGNLGERSGTGVLFTRDPLSGAPEPYGEWLPGGQGEDVVSGSHDPLPLEALREQMPEVHDELLAAAALLERTNGDVQDIEFTVEGGRLYLLQTRSAKRAPLAAVRTAVDLATEGAIEPAQAIARVSAEQLASVLAPRLARETADVAEVLVRGVAACPGVASGRVVADADAAEAAADAGEDVVLARPTTSPEDVSGMIAARAVVTERGGSTSHAAVVTRALGRPSVVGVGEGATGAWADREVTVDGSAGVVYAGRLATEEVGEDDVPGLAELVAWARELSPTAVVDEAEEVVDLDEAGLVLDPEDAPDAGAIAQRLAGAPAARGSVLATAEGARAVARSGVPAVVRLPGQHEAILLLRLAQEASRSEEER from the coding sequence GTGAGCGGCGTCAGCGAGCACGTCATCGTGCTCGACGGCGACACGCTGGCCGATCGCGAGCAGATCGGCAACAAGGGCGCGTCGGTCGCGCGGATGCTCGGCCTCGGCCTGCCGGTCCCGCCGGCGTTCGCCCTGCCGATCGAGGAGTGCCGCCGCTACCACGCGGCCGGTGGGCGCCTCGACGACAAGGTGTGGGCCGCGGTCCTCGAGGGCGTGGCGGAACTCGAGTCCAGGACCGGGCGCCGGCTCGGCGACCCGCAGGCGCCGCTGCTGGTGTCCGTGCGCTCGGGCGCCGCGGTGAGCATGCCGGGGATGATGGACACGATCCTCAACCTCGGCATGACGGAGGCGGTGCGCGAGGGGCTGGCGGCCCTGTCGGGCGACGCGGGCTTCGCCCGCTCGACCCATGTGCGCTTCTGCCACGAGTTCGGCCACACGGTGCTCGGCGCGGACATCGACGATCCGGGCGACGACGCGACGCCCGACGTCGTCTGCGCCGAGATCGAGGAGGACACCGGCGAGCAGGTCCCCGGCGACCCGTACGACCAGCTGCGCGCGGCGATCCACGCCGTGTTCGAGTCGTGGTCCTCGCGCCGCGCGATCGCCTACCGCAAGCACTGGGGGATCCCGCAGGACGGCGGGACCGCGGTGGTGGTGCAGGCGATGGTGTTCGGCAACCTCGGCGAGCGCTCCGGCACCGGCGTGCTGTTCACGCGCGACCCGCTCAGCGGCGCGCCCGAGCCCTACGGCGAGTGGCTGCCCGGCGGCCAGGGCGAGGACGTCGTCAGCGGCAGCCACGACCCGCTGCCGCTCGAAGCGCTGCGCGAGCAGATGCCGGAGGTCCACGACGAGCTGCTCGCGGCCGCCGCGCTGCTCGAGCGCACGAACGGCGACGTGCAGGACATCGAGTTCACCGTCGAGGGCGGCCGGCTGTACCTGCTGCAGACCCGCTCGGCCAAGCGCGCGCCACTGGCCGCGGTCCGCACGGCGGTGGACCTCGCCACCGAGGGCGCCATCGAGCCGGCGCAGGCGATCGCCCGCGTGAGCGCCGAGCAGCTCGCGAGCGTGCTCGCGCCCCGGCTCGCGCGCGAGACCGCCGACGTCGCCGAGGTGCTCGTGCGCGGCGTCGCGGCGTGCCCGGGCGTCGCGTCGGGCCGGGTCGTGGCCGATGCGGACGCGGCCGAGGCGGCGGCGGACGCGGGCGAGGACGTCGTGCTCGCCCGCCCGACCACGAGCCCGGAGGACGTCTCCGGGATGATCGCGGCGCGCGCGGTGGTCACCGAGCGCGGCGGCTCCACGTCGCACGCCGCGGTGGTGACGCGCGCGCTCGGCCGGCCCAGCGTCGTCGGCGTCGGCGAGGGCGCGACCGGCGCGTGGGCGGACCGCGAGGTGACGGTCGACGGCTCGGCCGGAGTCGTGTACGCCGGGCGGCTGGCGACCGAGGAGGTGGGCGAGGACGACGTGCCCGGCCTCGCCGAGCTCGTCGCGTGGGCGCGCGAGCTCAGCCCGACGGCCGTGGTCGACGAGGCCGAGGAGGTCGTCGACCTCGACGAGGCCGGGCTCGTGCTCGACCCCGAGGACGCGCCGGACGCCGGCGCGATCGCGCAGCGGCTGGCCGGCGCGCCCGCCGCCCGCGGCTCGGTGCTCGCCACCGCCGAGGGCGCGCGCGCCGTCGCGCGCAGCGGAGTGCCCGCCGTCGTGCGGCTGCCCGGGCAGCACGAGGCCATCCTGCTCCTGCGCCTCGCGCAGGAGGCCAGTAGATCCGAGGAGGAGAGATGA